In Pseudomonadota bacterium, one genomic interval encodes:
- a CDS encoding CpcT/CpeT family chromophore lyase — protein sequence MFIRLFTVLALISTAAAAQDQHPLQRDLQIIAHLFPGSYDNNEQVYFDNRLNLSDDVRHERVSSGVRRIPSDRFGEHAFFILDYWYEQDRWHPRIYSFHRDEEENAIRMKLHMFIGIDGEPYRNAIDDLSLLNSLSLDDLTHLPECDLFWKPIVHGYHGVMKEKACVYEEGGETVYADYQMMLDDRALWKGDVVRRLADDVQVNSEPEVLHKQLRARWFTCNMGFSGEGTSGNFGDIRMHDQGGEYFVPQPTDEKPDRQIGIRLRNVDWAMNNVATGFTNDVFVMYVVERSGGKDRNLTYSWGAPEETSVGLNLIWMITSCYIKPTSETQPYLRKPPAGPWQSPPP from the coding sequence ATGTTCATCAGACTATTTACCGTGTTGGCGCTCATCAGCACGGCCGCCGCAGCACAGGATCAGCATCCACTTCAGCGGGACCTGCAGATTATTGCCCACTTGTTCCCCGGGTCTTACGACAACAACGAGCAGGTCTATTTCGATAATCGACTGAACCTGTCAGATGACGTCCGGCACGAGCGCGTATCGTCAGGGGTAAGGCGTATCCCCAGCGACAGGTTCGGCGAACATGCGTTCTTCATCCTCGACTACTGGTACGAGCAAGATCGGTGGCACCCTCGGATCTATTCCTTTCATCGGGATGAAGAGGAAAACGCCATCCGCATGAAGCTCCATATGTTTATCGGTATTGATGGAGAGCCGTACCGCAACGCTATTGATGATTTGTCGTTGCTGAACAGCCTGTCGCTTGATGACCTTACCCACCTCCCGGAATGCGACCTGTTCTGGAAGCCGATTGTTCATGGCTATCACGGTGTTATGAAAGAGAAGGCCTGCGTGTATGAAGAGGGAGGAGAGACCGTCTACGCCGATTATCAGATGATGCTGGACGACCGAGCGTTATGGAAAGGCGACGTGGTCCGACGCTTGGCCGATGATGTTCAAGTCAACTCCGAGCCGGAAGTGCTCCACAAGCAGCTGCGCGCCCGCTGGTTCACCTGCAACATGGGATTTTCTGGCGAGGGAACATCAGGCAACTTTGGCGATATTCGAATGCATGACCAGGGCGGCGAATACTTCGTGCCTCAGCCAACAGACGAAAAACCAGACCGGCAGATTGGTATCCGTTTGCGCAACGTCGACTGGGCCATGAACAACGTCGCCACGGGTTTCACCAACGATGTGTTTGTCATGTATGTCGTAGAACGCTCAGGCGGCAAAGACCGCAACCTGACCTACTCTTGGGGTGCGCCCGAAGAAACGAGTGTCGGCCTTAACCTGATATGGATGATTACGTCCTGCTACATCAAGCCGACAAGTGAAACGCAGCCCTACCTCAGGAAACCCCCAGCCGGCCCTTGGCAAAGCCCGCCGCCCTAG
- a CDS encoding phytanoyl-CoA dioxygenase family protein, with protein MSAEPLAAGQIRAVTQEEIAHYEKHGVVHLPGILDLGLVNRMESVFMEVMDTQSEGMASSDFEELAKGLEAQGLEILNEKKDPSDTSAKHRGKFKAGSFNCYNYPSLNSLGQKAPFGQIAADLMGSSKICFYGDQLFWKQPNSLQRTAFHQDATYFHHEGEQCCTFWMPMDKVDEENGMMGYARSSHRGALYKPNLFVSQASFPGSEGQPLPDVEGNEDEFDVVYYPAEPGDIIVHHVKTWHGSTGNVSPTRHRRALTLRYLGDDVRYLERPGTPPDSPKSASLKNGDPIECDEFPLMWTRTQGFLS; from the coding sequence ATGTCAGCTGAACCGTTAGCCGCAGGCCAAATTAGGGCGGTCACACAAGAAGAAATTGCGCATTATGAGAAGCACGGTGTTGTGCACTTGCCCGGTATTCTCGATCTCGGGCTGGTCAATCGAATGGAGAGTGTCTTCATGGAAGTCATGGATACTCAGTCCGAGGGAATGGCGAGTTCAGATTTTGAGGAACTCGCGAAAGGGCTGGAGGCACAGGGGCTGGAAATTTTGAACGAAAAGAAAGACCCGAGCGATACATCCGCCAAGCACCGGGGCAAGTTCAAAGCGGGCAGTTTCAACTGCTATAACTACCCATCGCTCAACAGCCTTGGACAAAAGGCTCCATTTGGCCAAATCGCAGCCGATCTCATGGGCTCCAGCAAAATCTGCTTTTATGGTGATCAGCTCTTTTGGAAGCAGCCAAACTCACTGCAACGCACGGCCTTTCATCAGGACGCCACCTACTTCCATCATGAGGGCGAGCAATGCTGCACGTTCTGGATGCCGATGGACAAAGTGGATGAAGAAAACGGCATGATGGGCTACGCGAGAAGCTCCCATCGGGGCGCACTCTACAAGCCCAACCTGTTTGTCAGCCAGGCATCTTTTCCGGGGTCCGAGGGCCAACCGCTGCCTGACGTAGAGGGCAATGAAGATGAGTTTGATGTGGTGTACTACCCGGCGGAACCCGGGGACATTATTGTTCACCACGTCAAAACCTGGCACGGATCAACCGGCAACGTCAGCCCCACCCGCCACCGCCGGGCACTGACGCTGCGCTACCTGGGTGATGACGTCCGCTATCTGGAGCGCCCGGGGACGCCTCCCGACTCCCCGAAAAGTGCTAGCCTGAAAAACGGAGACCCGATCGAGTGTGATGAGTTTCCCCTGATGTGGACCCGCACACAGGGCTTCCTTTCTTGA
- a CDS encoding TetR/AcrR family transcriptional regulator: MKPQQARRRRGRPQTHEGAVSRDQILNVAISAFAASGFEAMSIRALTRELNVSHGLIHHYFGSKRQLWEACVDVYFRALRDKMIALAPVPEKSIPPAEAAREFIRVSVKLSARFPGCVRILLDEGAQGGERLDYLLSEYLDPIGKAWVEAIAQLDESAGIQPPDARTLFFLITFGGSIPFCAPALSAHFEGEPLESDPAIERHADLVANLLVDGIRSRPE, from the coding sequence TTGAAACCCCAGCAAGCACGCCGACGACGGGGACGTCCTCAAACCCATGAGGGCGCTGTATCCCGCGACCAGATCCTAAACGTCGCCATAAGTGCATTTGCCGCTTCGGGATTCGAAGCCATGTCCATCCGCGCACTGACTCGAGAACTGAACGTAAGCCACGGCCTGATTCACCATTACTTCGGCTCCAAACGCCAACTCTGGGAGGCCTGCGTCGACGTTTATTTCCGCGCCCTCCGCGATAAGATGATTGCCCTTGCACCCGTCCCGGAGAAGTCCATACCGCCGGCAGAAGCCGCGCGGGAATTCATCCGCGTTTCGGTGAAGCTCTCGGCACGATTTCCCGGCTGCGTCCGCATACTGCTGGATGAAGGCGCGCAAGGGGGTGAGCGTCTTGACTACCTGCTGTCCGAATATCTCGACCCCATCGGTAAGGCATGGGTGGAAGCCATAGCGCAACTTGACGAAAGTGCCGGCATTCAGCCCCCCGATGCTCGGACATTATTTTTCCTCATCACCTTTGGCGGTTCTATTCCGTTCTGTGCGCCGGCACTATCCGCACATTTCGAAGGTGAGCCATTGGAGTCCGACCCGGCGATTGAGCGCCATGCCGATTTGGTGGCCAATCTGCTTGTCGACGGAATTCGATCGCGGCCTGAGTAA
- a CDS encoding VOC family protein, which yields MSKPICRIADLLFLRFQLTDFEAQKEYLDHFGLELIRESDDAIYFRGSGLAPFCYCARRGADNRFLGAGYYVDSPDELQSLANAFDAPIVESQEPGGGQAVKIADPDGLGVEVYYGVDFAEPDTRPAPALNSGTQKSRVNVLQRIGRDAGEWSLRDDKWRYNLASRVLRVGHYAINVTDADTSIEWYANTLGLLVTDNLVMLDGKRSGAFMRANRGDTLVDHHIVNIVGPRKGREGHVGTFGHGGFELSGSIDDLLAGHYRMKTQGQYLHEWGIGRHLLGSQIYDYWRDPAGFTLEHWTDGDLVDASRPPADVPARSFALGQYGPLPPSTFNLSIPNEMVDAWRKEHPAVVDLLKAFEE from the coding sequence ATGAGTAAGCCGATTTGCCGCATTGCCGACCTGTTGTTTCTACGCTTTCAGCTCACCGATTTTGAAGCGCAAAAGGAGTATCTGGATCATTTTGGTCTAGAACTCATCCGGGAAAGTGACGACGCGATCTACTTTCGAGGTTCCGGCCTGGCGCCGTTTTGCTATTGCGCACGCCGAGGCGCCGATAACCGCTTTCTGGGAGCAGGCTATTACGTCGATTCCCCGGACGAACTCCAGTCGCTGGCAAACGCATTTGATGCCCCTATTGTCGAGAGCCAGGAACCCGGCGGCGGACAGGCCGTCAAGATTGCCGACCCCGACGGGCTCGGCGTAGAGGTGTATTACGGTGTTGATTTTGCCGAGCCTGATACACGGCCGGCTCCGGCACTAAACTCCGGCACCCAAAAGTCACGCGTCAACGTGCTGCAACGCATCGGGCGGGACGCGGGAGAGTGGTCTTTACGAGACGACAAATGGCGCTACAACCTCGCGTCGCGGGTTCTGCGCGTCGGGCACTACGCCATCAACGTGACGGACGCGGACACGTCCATCGAATGGTATGCCAATACCCTTGGGCTTCTGGTGACCGACAATCTTGTGATGCTCGACGGAAAACGCTCCGGCGCGTTCATGCGGGCCAATCGCGGGGACACGCTGGTAGACCATCACATTGTCAACATCGTCGGGCCGCGGAAAGGCAGGGAAGGGCACGTTGGTACCTTTGGCCACGGCGGTTTTGAGCTTAGCGGCAGTATCGACGACCTGTTAGCCGGTCACTATCGGATGAAAACGCAAGGTCAATATCTCCACGAGTGGGGAATCGGCAGGCACTTGCTGGGCAGCCAGATCTACGACTATTGGCGAGACCCGGCTGGGTTCACCCTTGAGCACTGGACCGACGGTGATCTGGTTGACGCTTCCCGGCCGCCTGCCGACGTGCCGGCGCGGAGCTTCGCTTTGGGCCAGTACGGTCCCCTGCCACCAAGCACCTTCAATCTCAGTATTCCCAACGAAATGGTGGATGCCTGGAGGAAAGAGCACCCGGCGGTGGTTGACCTACTGAAAGCTTTCGAAGAATGA
- a CDS encoding 3-oxoacid CoA-transferase — protein sequence MKAVPQVTAEQAVSHVKAGDTIIAGGFGMTGHPVNLLHALAETPVNELTYIGNNVGEPGLGGGRLLRRGKIRKAVGSYFTSNREAVQAAQEGSMEVELLPQGTLAEALRAGGAGIGGFYTPTAAGTPLAEGRETRDFDGTEMVFVPALRANVALVRAWKADTAGNLQYRLTESNFNNAAATAADLVIAEVEHIVPVGKLEPEHVHTPCCFVDYLVQASIGLEQLGTSASVSASEKRTDEQRENMARAALMELSTGDIVNLGIGIPTLVADLIGPEDGIILHTENGLLGVGPEPESGGALEHPVNAGKVPVTALPGASYFDSATSFAMIRGGHVDVAIMGGLQVDEHGNLANWAVPGKPLLGVGGAMDLAGGARKLIVTMTHCARDGTSKVVDRCNLPLTASGVVDLLITDLGVFRFDESGMVLERLLPGATLEDVAANTTATYRVANL from the coding sequence ATGAAAGCCGTTCCCCAGGTCACAGCAGAGCAGGCCGTGAGCCACGTGAAAGCTGGCGATACGATCATCGCCGGCGGCTTCGGCATGACGGGCCATCCTGTGAATCTGCTGCACGCGTTGGCCGAAACGCCGGTCAACGAGCTGACCTACATCGGTAACAACGTGGGGGAGCCTGGGCTGGGCGGCGGGCGGTTGCTGCGCCGCGGCAAAATCCGCAAAGCCGTCGGTTCTTACTTCACTTCCAATCGCGAAGCGGTGCAGGCCGCCCAGGAAGGGAGTATGGAAGTGGAGCTGCTGCCTCAGGGCACGCTGGCGGAGGCCCTGCGGGCTGGCGGTGCAGGCATCGGTGGGTTTTATACGCCGACCGCGGCTGGTACGCCGCTGGCTGAAGGTCGGGAAACGCGGGATTTCGACGGTACGGAAATGGTGTTTGTCCCCGCGCTTCGCGCAAACGTTGCCTTGGTGCGAGCTTGGAAAGCGGACACCGCAGGCAACCTTCAGTATCGACTGACGGAAAGTAATTTTAACAATGCCGCAGCGACCGCCGCCGATCTGGTTATCGCAGAGGTCGAGCACATCGTGCCGGTGGGCAAGCTGGAGCCAGAACACGTCCACACACCGTGCTGTTTTGTCGACTATCTGGTGCAGGCGAGCATTGGCCTTGAACAGTTGGGCACCTCAGCGTCAGTCTCGGCAAGCGAAAAGCGAACGGACGAGCAGCGCGAGAACATGGCCCGGGCGGCGCTGATGGAGTTGTCTACGGGCGACATCGTCAACCTTGGGATCGGCATACCGACCCTGGTGGCCGATCTCATCGGGCCCGAGGACGGCATCATCCTCCATACGGAAAATGGACTGCTGGGTGTGGGCCCTGAGCCGGAAAGCGGCGGCGCGCTGGAACACCCGGTCAACGCCGGTAAGGTCCCGGTAACGGCGCTCCCCGGGGCGAGCTATTTCGACAGCGCCACCTCCTTCGCCATGATCCGCGGGGGGCATGTGGATGTCGCCATCATGGGCGGCCTGCAGGTGGATGAACACGGCAACCTGGCGAACTGGGCGGTACCCGGCAAGCCGCTGCTGGGAGTCGGCGGCGCAATGGACCTGGCAGGCGGCGCCCGGAAGCTCATTGTCACCATGACCCACTGCGCCCGCGATGGCACAAGCAAAGTGGTGGATCGCTGCAATCTTCCGCTCACGGCCAGCGGAGTCGTCGACCTGCTGATCACCGATCTCGGGGTCTTTCGCTTTGATGAGTCCGGCATGGTCCTCGAGCGCCTGCTGCCGGGCGCAACCCTTGAGGACGTTGCCGCCAACACGACCGCAACCTACCGGGTGGCCAACCTATGA
- a CDS encoding MFS transporter: MNNENEAGWDKAYELKAVTLLALSFGLVGLDRFIILPLFPLISEDLGLNYQDLGLIAGVLALTWGLAAVITGSLSDRFGYRRVLVTTTIAFSVLVAASGLATGLLTLLLLRGLMGFAEGGFLPASIVATLRAAKPSRSGLMVGLQQMSAPLVGLFLGPIIAIGLLRVLPGWEWVFAMVAIPGFIVAFLLWRVIRDTVPGSPSNETPLNTSPKASFGTAIKNRNVIFCALAMLGFLSSLHTLSAFMPNYLTDHIGMSIDRMGFVLSSLGAGGVLGMILIPALSDRAGRKRVMVIALIFAVLALFALTRLSSGALAISACLFVVSASISGVVAITVGPFINGSVPPTITATATGIVSGAGEMVGGAFAPAIAGGIAQENGIAVIPYISLIAAVFAIIVVIFGLKEPAREVVPA; the protein is encoded by the coding sequence ATGAATAATGAGAACGAAGCCGGCTGGGATAAGGCCTACGAGCTCAAAGCGGTGACTCTGCTGGCGCTGAGCTTCGGCCTCGTGGGGCTTGACCGATTCATCATTCTGCCGCTGTTTCCCCTTATATCGGAGGACCTGGGCCTCAACTACCAGGACCTCGGACTGATTGCGGGTGTCCTCGCCCTGACCTGGGGGCTGGCGGCGGTGATCACCGGCAGCCTGTCCGACCGGTTTGGCTATCGCCGCGTGCTGGTGACCACAACAATTGCGTTTTCGGTTCTGGTTGCCGCTAGCGGGCTTGCCACCGGGTTGCTCACCCTGCTGCTCCTCCGCGGGCTGATGGGGTTTGCCGAGGGCGGCTTTCTCCCGGCCAGCATCGTGGCAACGCTTCGCGCGGCAAAACCCAGCCGCAGCGGGCTGATGGTGGGTCTTCAGCAGATGTCTGCGCCGCTGGTCGGTCTGTTTCTGGGGCCAATTATCGCCATCGGGCTGCTGCGGGTTCTCCCAGGCTGGGAGTGGGTGTTTGCCATGGTCGCCATTCCGGGTTTTATCGTCGCTTTCTTGCTGTGGCGCGTGATCCGGGACACGGTGCCCGGAAGCCCATCGAATGAGACTCCGCTAAACACCAGTCCCAAGGCCTCTTTTGGAACCGCCATCAAAAACCGCAACGTGATTTTCTGCGCGCTGGCGATGCTCGGATTCCTTTCCAGCCTGCATACGCTGTCTGCGTTTATGCCCAATTACCTGACGGACCACATCGGTATGTCGATCGACCGCATGGGATTTGTGTTGTCCTCGCTTGGAGCGGGTGGTGTGCTCGGAATGATCTTGATACCGGCGCTATCCGATCGTGCCGGCCGCAAACGGGTGATGGTGATCGCGCTGATCTTTGCCGTGCTGGCGCTGTTCGCGCTGACCCGCCTCAGCTCTGGAGCCCTGGCGATCTCGGCCTGCCTCTTTGTCGTGAGCGCATCGATCTCGGGCGTGGTCGCAATCACCGTCGGGCCGTTCATCAACGGGTCAGTGCCGCCGACCATCACGGCGACGGCAACGGGCATTGTCAGCGGCGCCGGCGAGATGGTTGGGGGCGCTTTCGCCCCGGCCATCGCGGGCGGGATCGCTCAGGAAAATGGTATCGCGGTGATCCCTTACATTTCACTGATCGCGGCGGTGTTTGCGATCATTGTGGTGATCTTCGGGCTCAAAGAGCCGGCCCGGGAAGTCGTACCCGCCTAG
- a CDS encoding carboxymuconolactone decarboxylase family protein, with translation MSDKQDERERRGTELLATLFGRHPSELPWPERLTEYTISHLFGDVWQRGSLEMQERSLITCTALVALGKEAEQRAHFKGARNLGIPRKKLEDMIIHIAHYAGWPAGVSAMRVLDEVWPLGED, from the coding sequence GTGAGCGACAAACAAGACGAGCGCGAGCGCCGGGGAACCGAACTGTTAGCGACCCTATTCGGCCGTCACCCCAGTGAGCTTCCGTGGCCGGAGCGGTTAACCGAATACACCATTTCTCACCTATTTGGTGACGTCTGGCAGCGTGGCTCGCTGGAGATGCAGGAGCGTTCTCTGATTACCTGCACCGCCCTTGTTGCTTTGGGCAAGGAAGCTGAGCAACGTGCCCACTTCAAAGGTGCCCGCAACTTGGGAATCCCTCGTAAAAAGCTGGAGGACATGATCATCCACATCGCTCACTACGCCGGCTGGCCAGCGGGCGTGAGCGCAATGCGCGTCCTGGATGAAGTGTGGCCTCTCGGCGAAGACTAG
- a CDS encoding fumarylacetoacetate hydrolase family protein: MRLLTFTHNGATRTGALRGDHIVDLNATDAGIPDEMVALLQGGDAMLDRARAAADTGDPAIALADVHLESPILVPPRILAIGLNYESHFNEIPEEIKKKRSLGLPKTPMMFNKQNTSITGPYDDVMLPPESPELDWEAELGVIIGKTARRVSKADAFEVVAGYTVINDVSVRDWQRAAMTMTMGKSWDTHCPMGPTIVTKDEMPEPETLNARTIVDGEVKQDFNTGDMLFDVASIIEYLSTAFTLQPGDVIATGTAAGVALFAEGQPWLKEGQRVRVEIEGLGHIENLVVKDKGVSFIR, from the coding sequence ATGAGGCTACTGACCTTTACCCACAACGGCGCAACGCGCACGGGGGCGCTGCGCGGCGACCATATCGTAGACCTGAACGCCACCGACGCCGGTATTCCAGACGAGATGGTAGCCCTGCTTCAAGGCGGCGACGCCATGCTCGATCGGGCCCGCGCCGCGGCGGATACGGGCGACCCGGCAATCGCGCTGGCCGACGTCCATTTGGAGAGCCCCATTCTAGTCCCGCCAAGGATCCTGGCGATCGGACTCAACTATGAATCACATTTCAACGAGATTCCGGAAGAGATCAAGAAAAAGCGAAGCCTCGGACTGCCGAAGACGCCCATGATGTTCAACAAGCAGAACACCTCGATTACCGGCCCCTATGACGACGTCATGCTGCCGCCGGAATCACCGGAACTGGACTGGGAGGCCGAACTGGGGGTCATAATCGGGAAGACCGCACGACGCGTAAGCAAAGCAGACGCATTTGAGGTGGTCGCCGGGTATACCGTCATCAACGACGTCTCCGTCCGTGACTGGCAGCGCGCCGCCATGACGATGACGATGGGCAAGTCCTGGGATACCCACTGTCCGATGGGCCCAACCATTGTTACCAAAGACGAGATGCCCGAACCCGAGACCCTCAATGCCCGCACGATTGTGGATGGTGAGGTGAAGCAGGATTTCAACACCGGCGACATGCTGTTCGACGTGGCCTCCATTATTGAGTATCTGTCGACGGCATTCACACTTCAGCCTGGGGACGTGATCGCCACCGGGACCGCCGCCGGCGTAGCGCTGTTTGCTGAGGGCCAACCGTGGCTCAAGGAGGGACAGCGGGTACGGGTAGAGATCGAAGGGCTCGGCCACATTGAAAACCTGGTCGTCAAAGACAAGGGCGTGAGCTTCATCCGATGA
- a CDS encoding cytochrome b encodes MKSWSLARATAALLLTAALGYALPGMAAETAAGVPNLEEYHRLPGHIDSWIALAIVVTSLLIAAGLNSAAPAVRTAGTVLAALGCLSVCGWFLMVKGTGIFEAPREALFPSDAIKPKVLTVLAAASLISGLFLLRVAAWQNKRTDELQLPASNTPERYGRFSRVLHWSTAIMFISLIPMGFFTSMIPYDVAWRQGYYVVHKTIGFMVLLLVFVRIVWHLKSKPPGLDAGLRWWERASAKSAHILLYFMMIALPVSGFVMSTYGGKWSHFFIWDLPLWWGEDLEAIKPFGLMHKVVLPYLCMIIIGAHVIGALKHHFIDKHRDSIHRMVS; translated from the coding sequence ATGAAGTCGTGGTCATTGGCGCGCGCCACCGCAGCATTACTGCTGACGGCAGCACTGGGGTATGCCTTGCCAGGTATGGCGGCGGAAACGGCTGCCGGCGTCCCAAACCTCGAGGAGTACCACCGGCTACCAGGCCACATCGACAGCTGGATCGCGCTCGCCATTGTGGTGACATCCCTGCTGATTGCCGCGGGTCTCAACAGCGCCGCGCCGGCGGTGCGCACCGCCGGAACAGTTTTAGCAGCTCTCGGCTGCCTGTCGGTGTGCGGCTGGTTCCTGATGGTGAAAGGTACGGGCATCTTCGAGGCCCCGCGCGAGGCCTTGTTTCCCAGCGATGCGATTAAACCCAAAGTCCTGACCGTACTGGCTGCGGCAAGCCTGATCTCAGGCCTCTTTTTGCTCCGGGTGGCGGCTTGGCAGAACAAGCGCACCGACGAGCTTCAGCTGCCCGCCAGCAATACGCCGGAGCGCTACGGCCGCTTTTCCCGCGTGCTGCATTGGTCCACCGCCATCATGTTCATCTCGCTGATACCCATGGGATTTTTCACCTCGATGATTCCCTACGACGTTGCCTGGCGGCAGGGGTACTACGTGGTGCATAAGACCATCGGATTCATGGTGCTGTTGCTGGTGTTTGTCCGTATCGTCTGGCATCTCAAGAGTAAGCCCCCTGGGCTGGACGCCGGGCTCAGATGGTGGGAACGGGCGTCAGCAAAGTCGGCCCATATTCTGCTCTACTTCATGATGATTGCCCTGCCCGTTTCCGGTTTCGTCATGTCCACCTATGGCGGCAAGTGGTCACATTTCTTTATCTGGGATCTGCCTTTGTGGTGGGGAGAGGATCTTGAGGCCATCAAGCCGTTCGGCCTGATGCACAAGGTGGTACTGCCATACCTGTGCATGATCATCATCGGCGCCCACGTTATCGGCGCGCTGAAACACCATTTCATCGATAAGCATCGCGACAGCATTCATCGCATGGTCTCTTAA
- a CDS encoding bifunctional 3-(3-hydroxy-phenyl)propionate/3-hydroxycinnamic acid hydroxylase, producing MPGNPDVVIIGLGPVGGVLAALCAQSGLSVTVIERDTEVYRLPRAVAMDHEVLRQVNLIGVAQDVLAASNPSEGYEFVNSRREILVARYQTGLMPTGYPFANMFHQPSFEAAVRRRLAELNNVQILLGSELVALEQSDDEVRASIKTPGGIDSLSSRYLIGCDGGRSFVRRWLETPMEDLEFDEPWLVVDVRLPDGVETISTKGMQLCDPDRPTTSTQSGPGRHRWEFMLMPGEATDEVTDHEAIRQRLADWVDPEAVTIERSAVYRFHGLVAENWRANRIMIVGDAAHQMPPFLGQGLCSGVRDALNLGWKLAAVAAGNASDALLDTVAFERAPHVKAITAAAIELGRLVCVTDPTEAAERDRQFKADQAAGRPPPFPPMPEIHNGVLSDATAGKVFPEPFVPSRGAPPARLDDVAGYVPLLIVGKDFERSSETEVALKKILAASPDLRICKLGSEDPEFLTIQDPDNHVQEMLADQQALLVKPDRIVFGGGPLALLAQHWEDYINGVSTLRAKPVASSDARVA from the coding sequence ATGCCGGGCAACCCTGACGTCGTCATCATTGGGCTTGGGCCAGTTGGCGGTGTGCTGGCGGCACTGTGCGCCCAGTCCGGGCTGTCGGTCACGGTGATTGAACGGGACACGGAGGTCTATCGACTGCCGCGCGCGGTGGCGATGGATCACGAGGTATTGCGGCAGGTCAATCTGATTGGCGTGGCTCAAGACGTGTTGGCTGCCAGCAACCCCTCGGAAGGCTACGAATTCGTCAATAGCCGGCGGGAGATTTTGGTCGCCCGGTATCAAACCGGTCTGATGCCCACCGGATACCCTTTTGCCAACATGTTCCATCAGCCTTCATTTGAGGCTGCTGTGCGCCGTCGGCTGGCGGAGCTTAACAACGTTCAAATCCTGCTGGGTAGCGAACTGGTTGCGCTGGAGCAAAGCGACGACGAGGTGAGGGCATCGATTAAAACGCCCGGCGGCATCGACTCACTCTCTTCCCGTTACCTCATCGGCTGTGACGGCGGCCGCAGCTTTGTGCGACGCTGGCTCGAGACCCCGATGGAGGATCTCGAGTTTGACGAACCGTGGCTTGTTGTCGACGTTAGACTGCCCGATGGCGTGGAAACCATCTCCACCAAGGGCATGCAGCTGTGCGACCCGGACCGACCGACAACCAGCACCCAATCGGGCCCCGGGCGCCACCGGTGGGAATTCATGCTTATGCCCGGTGAGGCAACGGACGAAGTGACAGATCACGAGGCCATTCGCCAACGGCTGGCGGACTGGGTCGATCCTGAGGCCGTCACCATCGAACGTTCCGCCGTCTACCGATTTCACGGGCTGGTGGCGGAAAACTGGCGTGCTAACCGGATCATGATCGTTGGGGATGCCGCCCACCAGATGCCACCGTTTCTTGGCCAGGGTTTGTGCTCTGGCGTGCGGGACGCGCTCAACCTGGGCTGGAAGCTCGCGGCCGTAGCGGCAGGGAACGCCAGCGACGCCTTACTGGATACGGTGGCATTCGAACGCGCGCCTCACGTGAAAGCCATCACGGCTGCAGCCATTGAGCTTGGAAGACTCGTCTGCGTCACCGACCCCACCGAGGCTGCGGAGCGGGACCGGCAGTTCAAGGCCGATCAGGCGGCCGGCCGGCCACCACCATTTCCCCCGATGCCGGAGATTCATAACGGCGTACTCAGCGACGCCACAGCTGGCAAGGTGTTTCCTGAGCCGTTTGTTCCAAGCCGTGGTGCGCCGCCCGCGCGGCTCGATGATGTTGCCGGCTACGTGCCGCTGTTGATCGTCGGCAAAGACTTTGAACGCTCCTCAGAAACTGAGGTGGCGCTGAAGAAAATCCTCGCCGCTTCGCCGGACCTGCGTATCTGTAAGCTCGGCTCCGAAGATCCGGAATTCCTCACAATCCAGGATCCGGACAACCATGTGCAAGAAATGCTTGCCGACCAGCAAGCGCTGCTGGTGAAACCCGACCGGATTGTTTTTGGCGGCGGTCCGCTGGCGCTGCTGGCACAACACTGGGAAGACTACATCAACGGCGTTAGCACCCTTCGGGCCAAACCCGTCGCCTCGTCCGACGCGAGAGTTGCATGA